In Ruania zhangjianzhongii, the following proteins share a genomic window:
- a CDS encoding protein-L-isoaspartate O-methyltransferase family protein, with translation MAVEATMADRFSRADRDSGAAALARADEAMQAVRREGFLPLELRGEAGLDQPIELTAGQTCSQPTTVRTMLALLDPEPGDAVLDVGSGSGWTTALLAHLVGATGVVHAVELREDLATWGGQNVAAAGMEWAQVHQADPEVLGWPAGAPYQRILVSAEAQEVPTPLTDQLADGGRLVLPVRGTMTVVEARDGAARVVRTAGAYRFVPLR, from the coding sequence ATGGCTGTGGAGGCAACGATGGCGGACCGATTCTCCCGAGCAGACCGGGACTCCGGCGCAGCGGCCCTCGCCCGCGCTGATGAAGCGATGCAGGCCGTGCGGCGCGAGGGCTTCCTGCCACTGGAGCTGCGTGGCGAGGCGGGCCTGGACCAGCCGATCGAGCTGACCGCCGGGCAGACCTGCTCCCAGCCGACCACCGTGCGAACCATGCTTGCCCTCCTGGACCCTGAACCCGGCGATGCAGTGCTCGACGTCGGCAGCGGCTCGGGCTGGACCACCGCGCTGCTGGCACACCTGGTCGGGGCCACCGGCGTCGTGCACGCCGTGGAGCTGCGCGAGGATCTCGCCACCTGGGGTGGTCAGAACGTGGCGGCCGCCGGGATGGAGTGGGCGCAGGTGCACCAGGCAGACCCGGAGGTGCTCGGCTGGCCGGCCGGTGCGCCGTACCAGCGGATCCTGGTCTCCGCCGAGGCGCAGGAGGTCCCCACCCCGCTCACCGACCAGCTGGCGGACGGGGGCCGTCTGGTGCTGCCGGTGCGGGGCACGATGACCGTCGTGGAAGCCCGCGACGGCGCGGCCCGGGTGGTGCGCACGGCCGGCGCCTATCGCTTCGTCCCCCTGCGCTAG
- a CDS encoding NUDIX hydrolase: MTSRFQVVPAAYVICCREGAAGTEVLLQLRRNTGYRDGHWACAAAGHVEAGESVTEAAVREAQEELGITISPTDLTPLTAMHRTHSNGRPVDERVDFFFTCRTWQGDARTMEPEKSEGLDWYPLTALPDPVVPHELAVLELLRTGTVPPILSHGFGRPENPGK; the protein is encoded by the coding sequence GTGACCTCCCGATTCCAAGTGGTGCCCGCCGCCTACGTGATCTGCTGCCGCGAGGGTGCGGCCGGCACTGAGGTCCTCCTGCAGCTGCGCCGGAACACCGGCTATCGGGACGGGCACTGGGCCTGCGCGGCCGCCGGACACGTCGAGGCCGGGGAGTCCGTGACCGAGGCCGCGGTGCGCGAAGCGCAGGAGGAGCTGGGCATCACCATCTCCCCCACCGACCTGACTCCACTGACCGCGATGCACCGTACTCATAGCAATGGCCGGCCGGTCGATGAGCGGGTCGACTTCTTCTTCACCTGCCGCACCTGGCAGGGAGACGCGCGCACGATGGAGCCGGAGAAGTCCGAAGGATTGGACTGGTACCCGCTGACCGCCCTGCCCGACCCGGTGGTACCGCACGAGCTCGCCGTGCTCGAGCTACTGCGCACCGGCACCGTACCGCCGATCCTCAGCCACGGCTTCGGCCGGCCAGAAAATCCCGGGAAGTAA
- a CDS encoding ABC transporter substrate-binding protein has translation MRKIVTIATVSTLALALAACDSESGGGGSDGELVGEGSGADCTIGAPIPVGAALSLTGGAGSYGESQRNGLELAVAHLNDAESGVTYELSVEDDQTDPRQGITVFEGFVDGGSSIIIGPTLSNGAFQAQPIAQEGAVPVLAISNTADGITEQGDYIFRDSLTEGQVIPQTIAAATEEFGLEDVVVMYSNDDAFTESGYEVFAESLEAEGVEVSNTLTFSVSDTDFRPLLTEAAGAEPDAIVVSGLIEAAIPLVTQAREVGLDVPIIGGNGFNNPQLMSDAGEAAEGVVVGAAWNSASDNPENTDFLAAYEEEYGSQPDQFAAQAYAAMTIVDTAVRTNCSGERDDIQDGLTNISDLPTVLGPLSINENRDVEHEAVVQIVEDGSFAVLD, from the coding sequence ATGCGCAAGATCGTGACGATCGCCACGGTGAGTACGCTCGCCCTCGCCCTCGCGGCGTGCGATTCCGAGAGTGGAGGAGGCGGCTCGGACGGCGAGCTCGTCGGCGAGGGCAGCGGTGCGGACTGCACGATCGGGGCGCCGATCCCGGTCGGCGCGGCGCTGTCCCTGACCGGGGGCGCCGGCAGCTACGGAGAGTCCCAGCGCAACGGGCTGGAGCTGGCCGTCGCGCACCTGAACGACGCCGAGAGCGGCGTGACCTACGAGCTGAGCGTCGAAGACGACCAGACCGATCCACGGCAGGGCATCACCGTGTTCGAAGGTTTCGTCGACGGCGGTTCCAGCATCATCATCGGCCCGACACTGTCCAACGGGGCGTTCCAGGCTCAGCCGATCGCGCAAGAGGGCGCTGTCCCGGTGCTGGCCATCTCCAACACGGCCGATGGCATCACCGAGCAGGGCGACTACATCTTCCGGGACTCTCTCACCGAGGGCCAGGTCATCCCGCAGACGATCGCGGCCGCCACCGAAGAGTTCGGCCTGGAAGACGTGGTGGTGATGTACAGCAACGATGACGCATTCACCGAGTCCGGTTACGAGGTGTTCGCCGAGTCTCTCGAGGCCGAGGGAGTGGAGGTCTCGAACACGCTGACCTTCTCCGTCAGCGATACCGACTTCCGACCGCTGCTGACCGAGGCGGCAGGCGCCGAGCCGGATGCGATCGTGGTCTCCGGTCTGATCGAGGCGGCGATCCCGCTGGTCACCCAGGCCCGTGAGGTCGGGCTGGACGTGCCGATCATCGGCGGCAACGGGTTCAACAACCCCCAGCTGATGAGCGACGCCGGTGAGGCCGCCGAAGGTGTGGTGGTCGGCGCCGCCTGGAACTCTGCCTCCGACAATCCCGAGAACACCGACTTCCTTGCCGCCTACGAAGAGGAGTACGGCAGCCAGCCGGACCAGTTCGCGGCTCAGGCGTACGCGGCGATGACCATCGTCGACACCGCAGTGCGGACCAACTGCTCCGGTGAACGCGACGACATCCAGGACGGTCTGACCAACATCAGCGACCTGCCGACTGTGCTCGGACCGCTGTCGATCAACGAGAACCGGGACGTCGAGCACGAGGCGGTCGTGCAGATCGTCGAGGACGGCTCGTTCGCGGTCCTGGACTGA
- a CDS encoding VOC family protein, with protein sequence MAVLRDLVVDCHYPAALARFWAAALDGYQVAAYDEEAMADLAAQGITDPEEDPSVLVEPTAGAGLRLFFNQVPEDKITKNRLHIDVTAEDPAAERERLVRLGGRALRRDPDGWVVMADLEGNEFCLMD encoded by the coding sequence ATGGCCGTACTACGTGACCTCGTCGTCGACTGCCACTACCCCGCCGCCCTCGCGCGGTTCTGGGCCGCGGCCCTCGACGGCTACCAGGTAGCCGCCTACGACGAGGAGGCGATGGCCGACCTCGCGGCGCAGGGCATCACCGACCCCGAGGAGGATCCGTCGGTGCTGGTCGAACCGACAGCAGGAGCGGGCCTGCGGCTGTTCTTCAACCAGGTACCCGAGGACAAGATCACCAAGAACCGCCTGCACATCGACGTCACCGCCGAGGACCCGGCGGCCGAACGCGAGCGCCTGGTCCGGCTCGGCGGGCGAGCGCTGCGTCGGGACCCCGACGGGTGGGTGGTCATGGCTGACCTCGAGGGCAACGAGTTCTGCTTGATGGATTAG
- a CDS encoding SprT-like domain-containing protein, protein MDMTGARELARALMDEHGLHRWSLEFDSAKRRAGLCRYDTRAISLSRPLTALYSPAEVRETVLHEIAHALAGPKAAHGPKWRRVAREIGATGQRCVAEDAPTVPAPWVGQCPAGHRHERFRRPTRPMSCTRCRPGFSVDHLVLWRFHGREVDLGSRYHSELADARARYRRPMLPL, encoded by the coding sequence ATGGACATGACCGGCGCGCGGGAGCTGGCCCGGGCCTTGATGGATGAGCACGGTCTGCACCGGTGGTCGCTGGAATTCGACTCGGCGAAACGACGGGCTGGGCTGTGCCGCTACGACACCCGGGCGATCAGCCTGAGCCGGCCGCTGACCGCGCTGTATTCTCCGGCGGAGGTCCGGGAGACGGTATTGCACGAGATCGCGCACGCACTCGCCGGACCAAAGGCCGCGCACGGGCCGAAGTGGCGCCGGGTGGCACGGGAGATCGGTGCCACCGGGCAACGCTGCGTGGCCGAAGACGCTCCGACGGTCCCGGCGCCCTGGGTGGGCCAGTGCCCCGCCGGGCACCGGCACGAGCGATTCCGCCGACCCACCCGGCCGATGTCCTGCACCCGATGCCGGCCGGGGTTCTCCGTTGATCACCTGGTGCTCTGGCGGTTCCACGGGCGCGAGGTGGACCTGGGTTCCCGCTATCACAGCGAGCTCGCGGACGCGCGGGCGCGGTACCGGCGCCCGATGCTGCCGCTCTGA